The Lycium ferocissimum isolate CSIRO_LF1 chromosome 1, AGI_CSIRO_Lferr_CH_V1, whole genome shotgun sequence genome includes a region encoding these proteins:
- the LOC132049030 gene encoding RNA demethylase ALKBH10B-like has protein sequence MPPAAGVVANSDRVPLMPTTQPPPLMTSETYAKDAIIAWFRGEFAAANAIIDALCNHITHLEEGGRSSSEYESVFAAIHRRRLNWIPILQMQKYYSIADVTLELRKVADARKEINKVEIAHKKQSDEVILKESLNENANGHHEEESMENNCGEVVDEDSSMRDDSNGSPESEITDTGSQEAQHFPDSDEFCTNHENCEARHDQIKMTKGFVSKEPVKGHMVNVVRGLKLFEDVFTPNELSKLDDLVNELRVAGQNGELSGETFILYNQQVKGSKRELIQLGAPIFGHVKEDATCQKSNNEPIPALLEGVIDHLIQWHLISESRRPNSCIINFFDEGEFSQPFLKPPHLEQPVSTLVLADSMMAFGRSLVSDSEGNYKGSLMLSLKEGSLLVMRGNSADMARHAMCSAPNKRVTITFFKVRTEMGNNFSQVAPLTRAMTLWQPGVPTQYATANGAHNGYEPIPKWGVLQAPMVMLAPVRPVVMNPRRAAPRGGTGVFLPFNGGSRKPAKHLPPRAQRGRFLALPPPGDAPKSESGSEPSLDLDGKSP, from the exons ATGCCGCCGGCAGCCGGCGTTGTTGCAAACTCCGATCGAGTTCCACTTATGCCGACAACTCAACCACCTCCTCTCATGACATCCGAAACATACGCTAAGGACGCCATTATAGCATGGTTTAGAGGTGAATTCGCTGCAGCAAATGCGATCATTGATGCGCTTTGTAATCATATCACTCATCTAGAAGAAGGTGGCAGATCATCATCAGAATATGAATCAGTTTTCGCAGCCATACATCGAAGGAGACTGAATTGGATCCCAATTCTTCAGATGCAGAAGTATTATTCCATCGCTGATGTCACTCTTGAGCTCCGTAAAGTCGCTGATGCAAGAAAGGAAATTAACAAAGTTGAGATTGCCCACAAGAAACAGAGTGATGAAGTAATACTGAAAGAATCGTTAAATGAAAATGCTAACGGTCACCATGAAGAAGAGTCAATGGAGAATAATTGTGGTGAGGTGGTAGATGAAGATTCTTCAATGAGAGATGATTCAAATGGATCACCGGAAAGTGAGATCACGGATACAG GATCCCAGGAAGCACAACATTTCCCAGATTCCGATGAATTTTGCACAAACCATGAAAACTGCGAGGCGAGGCATGACCAGATCAAGATGACCAAGGGGTTTGTGTCAAAGGAACCAGTCAAAGGACATATG GTGAATGTTGTAAGAGGTCTGAAGTTATTCGAAGACGTTTTTACTCCGAATGAACTCTCTAAATTAGATGACCTTGTGAATGAACTTCGAGTTGCTGGTCAAAATGGTGAACTCTCAG GTGAAACTTTTATTTTGTACAACCAGCAAGTGAAGGGCAGCAAAAGAGAGCTGATTCAGCTTGGTGCACCAATTTTTGGGCATGTAAAAGAGGATGCAACATGTCAAAAGA GTAACAATGAGCCCATTCCAGCTCTTCTGGAAGGTGTTATAGACCACCTGATTCAGTGGCACCTAATATCAGAGAGTAGAAGACCTAACAGCTGCATCATCAACTTCTTTGATGAG GGGGAGTTTTCACAGCCTTTCCTGAAGCCACCTCACTTGGAACAGCCAGTGTCCACCCTTGTCCTGGCTGACTCAATGATGGCATTCGGGCGATCGCTTGTGAGCGACAGTGAAGGGAACTACAAAGGGTCGCTCATGCTTTCTCTAAAAGAAGG GTCTCTTTTGGTCATGAGGGGAAATAGTGCTGATATGGCCAGACATGCCATGTGTTCAGCTCCTAACAAAAGAGTCACAATTACATTCTTCAAAGTCAGAACAGAGATGGGAAACAACTTTTCACAAGTTGCTCCTCTGACTAGAGCCATGACCTTATGGCAACCTGGTGTTCCAACACAATATGCAACTGCAAATGGAGCACACAATGGTTATGAGCCAATCCCTAAATGGGGAGTCCTTCAAGCTCCAATGGTTATGCTAGCACCAGTTCGTCCAGTAGTTATGAACCCTCGGAGGGCTGCTCCTCGTGGTGGTACTGGTGTATTTTTGCCATTTAATGGTGGATCCAGAAAACCTGCAAAGCATCTTCCACCGCGTGCTCAAAGAGGACGCTTCCTTGCACTACCTCCCCCTGGTGACGCGCCTAAATCAGAGAGCGGTTCAGAACCAAGTTTGGATCTTGATGGAAAATCACCATAG